The stretch of DNA GCGGCCGCCTGGTGCCGGAGTACCGGCCGGCGAGCAGCCCCAACTTCTCCCAGGGTCAGCACTCCAACTGCCACCAGCAGGTCGtccagctgcgccgccgccgggaggagtCGACCGAGGCcgccagtgccgccgccgccgcaccggacAAGTGAAGGGTTTTGCTTGACGATTAGTCTAATCTGGAGGGTTAAGCTTTTGGCTTCGGGGTTTAGTCAGTGACCAGagtttaggatttttttttctttgaaatggAGACCAGAGTTTAGGATTACATAAGGGAGAATGCGATGACCGGATTGGTTTTTAGATTTTTACAATTTAATATGGATTAGAGAAGGAAATGGGCCAGTAGGAAGGCACCTGGCTAGTCTTTTGTGGTTCTTGGGTTTATGccaacttttttttaaaaaaacgaaTTGAGTTTATGCTAAGTGACCAGTAAAGTTCCAAGATGATGGAAGAACAATATTAGTGAAGATTATGTTATGGCTTTATTAGTGACCAGTAAAGTCCCCAGCAAATCCAATCTAAAACTTGCACCAATCTGAAAATCTTTCCATTCCTTTGCtccaaataaaaataaatctgCCCATTCCTCCTCTTGGCacaaggccgtgtttagatgttttgaaattttttttgcgatgaaatcttactaatttgaagtactaaatgaaatctatttataaaactttttgcacagatggttTGTAAagcgcgagacaaatctaataatactaattaatccataagtaattaataattagcgaatgattactgtagcatcactgttacaaatcatgaattaaataggctcattagattcgtctcgcgatttacagcccatccataaaaaaaatttataaataaacttcatttagtactccatgcatgtgtcgaaatattcgatgtgacgtttttttcgTTTATAGGATTTATGGGAtgggaaactaaacagggcccaaATAGAATAGCAAACTCCAGAGCACACTTATGGCTTGCATCTGATTCAGAGTCCATTAAATTGAAGCTTCTTACATATCCTACGGAATGCGGCCCAGCAGAGGGTCCATGGAGGGAAAGCTTACACCTGACCAGGGGTAGAGTTACCGGAGTTCGTCAAAATGGGGCCCACTAACCCAGGACTCGACATCAAGGCGTAGGCCCTAAACACACATAATCTTCCGATGGACACAGAAATCACAATTCGATACTAACTTGCCGATGGCATAGGCCCAGACTACTGCATATGTAACTGGATAGGACTACTTGAAGGCGGCGCCACCAACCTGCTGTAGAACAGGCTAGCAGCGACCAAGGCAAAATCCAAGCTTGCCGTTGGTTAATTACATAAGGTGGTAACTGCCTAATTGGATGAGGCTTGTATCAGAAGTCACCACGCTCCTCCGACACAACGCCACCTGCAACACAGAGTGCTTGCTAATTTTATGGAAACAACAATGGGAATCTGAGTTGATAGATGTGAAAATGTAGCGTACTGCCAAGCGTGATGCCGATATTTGCCTGGCGATCCGCCTCAGCATTCCATTCCTTCATTGGGCACAAGAAAAGTGACTCAATCAGCAAAAGTATTTCACTGTGTGAAGGCTATTAATGCTGTGGTAGCTTTGCTAAATCCAAGGAGAATGCAAGCTTCGCATGAAACTACAATTGTAATAAATATTCACAGGTGGGGAGGATAGGAACAATACCCGTCGAACATGGGTGATCTCAAAAGAGAGGAAGTTCTCTTTCAGCCTTCTCACTTCATTGCAGAGCTCCATCATGTTCTGGTGCTTTGTTTGCCAAACACCGTTCACCTATTTAGGACATAGAAGGCAGTCATAAGCAACAAAAATATCCTCTTCATACCAAAATTCTGTGCTCCAATATTTGATTCAGACATGAACAGTTCAATGAATGTAGTTCTCAagaaaatgcacaaataattgaCGACCTGAATCAAGGGTACTGGCATAGAGGTTCCTTACTTTCAGCATAGATTGCACAGAGAACAATGCTACAACAACATTGACAAACTTAGCTTCACCAATTACTGTAAATATTATATAGGGAAATGAGGCACACTGCAATTAAATTTTCTAGTATACAAATATTCAAAGCAAAGACATCTGTACAGCTTCCTCTTCTGCTATTTTCCCCCTAATTTCCATTGATTGTTTCCTTAAGTAGGTTGATATGTGATTTAGCATGACAGTGCAGAAATACTAGACAACAACAACCCGGAGGAAGCTTTGATTACAGATATGTAAGGCATACCTGATTGCAGACAAGTTGAGAATCCCCATGTACTTTGATTCTCCTGAATCCATGCCTAATTGCATATTTCAGTCCTAAGATCAGGCCTCGGTACTCAGCAACATTATTAGTAACGATACCAAGACCCTCACGAAGTCGAGATATCTTCAAGGTTGCATAGGACATAAAATCAGTGAGACAGAGCAAAGGTAAACAACAAATTTGTAAGTGCATTaagtattgattataccactcTACCATCTTCAGTCATAAGAACTGCTCCAGCACCTGCTTTTCCTGGGTTTCCTTTCGAAGCACCATCAAAATGAAGAATACCCACCATCTGAATAATAAGATAGGTGCAAGACTCAGAATCATGCATGGAAATAATGTATGACGGGAAGCACTTTGATGCTCGAACGCAGAAGGGCATCTGGATTGTGCAGGGGCAAACAAACATGCAGCCATGAATAAATTGGTATTTGAATCTTAATTACCACTTATTGATTTCTATCACTACCATACAGTTCTTTTAGCTGGATATTTTGCATGCCCGAACACAAATTTAAAAGAACATGCCACAAAATCTGTGATCACCTGATATTTGTCCACAGCAACACTTTTTCTCAGTTTTGTTGCACTAAGTAATatcatgaaaaaaatatatactaaTGGTTGATTGCTTTGTTATTCTACACTTAATTGTTGCTCTGTTTCATCATGTGGTACTTATTTTACCACATGTAGATTACAAATACACCAGCCGTTTCCAAAGGCCAGTGGAAACTCCAACTCCAACAACCCAAACACATGAAAGAAATAAGAAGTTTTGGAAAGAACATTAGGAGTTTATGTCCTCAACTCCTCCATCACACACATATTTTGAACTAGCTTTTTCTTAAAGTACTGCAAAGCACAGAAGGTTGACATTTTCTTAATCATGAAACATGCCTTGAATTTGGAATATAAAAGGCTGCCATTCCAAGTCCTAATAAACAATTTTTTAAAGTTCACGAATAGAAGTTTAGCACCAAACAGGTTTTGCTTCAGGATCCGTATGGTTCACATTGTTACAAACAAAGTTAAGAGCATTCACCTATTAAGCAGTTGAGTCAATACATGTTTAGTTACTTGACACAAGCATAATCAAGACAACAACTTCAATAATATAATTCCAGAGGTTACTCTGTATATCATCTCAAACAAGAAACTGATAGGTGCAAGTACGGAGGATGATAATTAGCCCAAACATGATTAAACTTACGTATTGTCTTGATACAGGTTGTGCTTCAACAGCTCCACTGTGGTTTAAGTTTGCTGGTGAGATATGACTGGAGGAACTAGATCTGGCTTCCTGCAACATAAGCTCATCAGACAAAAAATGCCAATACTTACAAGCAGTGACTTAAGAGGGACATAACAAATATTTATGACCAGAGTGAGCAGATTATAATAATAATGCATGAGACCCCATGCCAAtaacagaagaaaaaaaaaattcatgtgtGCATCTCCCATGGATTTCTAAGTTTCTTATGTACATCTATATATGTATAGTTGTGTGCAGGCATGGATTCACATGTATACTCCTGATTACAACCTTATCTGAAAAGTTTCATGCATTATTTCATATATGTAAATATTTATGTCACATCAAGCATATGCAGGCTTGCTAGGAAAGTAGGAAACACATGCCCTGAAAATTGAAATATACACTTAGTTATAATACCAGCCATGTGAAATATCATTAAGGGAGGAAATATATGCTATAGAACTTAATCTTCCTTTTCTCTTGTCCACTGTCTTTAGGTGGCATCTGAGGAATGTGTCATATTACACACAGACCTGTTAAAAGGAGTCCTCTATTGTTCAACTGAAGCTTGACCAGACCAAGTGGCATGCTTAATAACAGAGAATTATATTGATTTCATTGCTGACATTTTTTAGTGCTTGCAATACTTACATGGTTCAGATCAACAGATACAGACCCTGTATGATATAATCTAACATTATGGATGCCAATATGATTTGCAGCTGGTTGATTTGAACTAGAACCAACTATCTcctacaaagaaaagaaaaggtagaAAAATGAGAGCAAGAATGCGCAAAAGATAATCAATTTTGCTAAATTGCTAACAAGAAAATATCCTAGCAGACAGGCTGTGAGCTTGGTAGCTTTTGGAAGATTACAATGCGCTGTGGAAAACCACAATGGAAGCAATTTTCAGCCCTTTACCTGGAAACTACAGGGCACAAAGGGGCCAAATACATCTTCCCGAAGATCGGTTGCATTAATAACATAACTAGCATTACTTAGCCCCTGTGAAGAGAGGTATTCCTCCTTTTCTCTGCTCCAAGAGTGACCCTTGTAGGCACTTGCAGCAGGACCAAATACCTTGAGAAGAGAAATAACGATCTAAGATCATTGCCATCACTGAATGCATGCAATTTATAGTATTTGCATTTCTATAATTCCTTCGGGATGTCAATGCAGTCTTCAGCCAAATTATGCAATACTTGTTTAAATTTTGAAGAAAGAATGAAAGAAGGATTTGTCAAAATACAAATGAACAATTTAGGAGCAAAAGAAATATAGAATACAGTCTGCTGTTAAAACTTTTTGCCAGCTCAAAGCAAAATTTCCATAGCTTAATAAACAATATAATTACATGCATACTTGATGGGACATTTCATCAGGATTACAAGTTATTGCATGACAAAAGAATTTATGTGCTAGCCACATAGATACTACAGCATAAATACAAtgactttctttttctcaaacaTGCATGAGAGCCGTGTGTCTTTGTATTAAAAAGTTAAAAAGAATATAAATaacatttagaaaaaaaacataattgacaattacaacaacaacaacatagcctttttttcccaagcaagttggggtaggctagagatgaaacccgaaagaaataagttcaaaattcaggcacattgatagctagtctccaagcgcttctatccaaagctatcaaTTATATGGTTAAATATTTATATGATGTTATGGATTCAAAACGTTTTACAAATATATAACTACCGCAGCATTTACAACAATGGAAATCATTCTGTATTTTAATTTTAACTAAAATAAAGGAACTCATCTATTTCTATTCATGGAACTAGCAGTGTATCAGCAGAAATGTAATTCCTAAAATCCTATTAAATATGAAGAAACAAATGAAACGTTGAAAATGTTCAGAGAACCTTAGACACATTTCAAGAATTATTGCATTTGTTCACTTAGACATGAGAAAGCAAGCAAAGCAAACGGCTACAAAGAGGACTAATGTTTATGATAGATCTCCCTTCAACTACCATTGGAATgtactttttttcctttttttagaaGCCATAACCAAAACTCTTCCTTGATGCAGCAACAAAATGTGGTGTGCAACTGTGCAGGCAACATAGCAGTGGAATCATCATAGCATCTGTAGTTTCATTACAACACATACCGAAGAGCAGATCTGAGCTTGGCATTCACTTAGAGTTTTGTAAACAGCCATCACATCCCCTTTCCTGACAACATAGTAGTCACTGCCCTCTTTCATCACTGAGAAAAGATGAAGGTAGAATCAAATAACTAGCAACAAATGTTGCAAAAGGAGGTCTAGTACAGTAGACGTATACGAGATAAATGCATTGCAGTTGCAttctaaaaaaaaatgcattgcAGTTGCAACTATTGATCACATCGATCAATCCACACTTCGAAAGAGAGGTACCAGGCTTCAgtaccccaaaaaaaaaaaactaggtaGTCGCCTAGTCGGATACGAAATATTATGAACTTAAACCCAGTCAGGAGCGAAGCAGTCTAACCTACACAAGCGCCTAAGGTAACAAGTTTATCTGCAAAATCCGTTTCATATCCTACGGGCAATGCAGGAAGAGGCGAACCCCCCAAAATAAAATTGGAAAATACCCACACCCTTTAATTCCTCAAGTACCAACCAGTGCAGCGTGAGACGGACCGACCGATCCCCCGTgcggaagaagaaagagaaccTAATCGAGGATGGGTGAACGGGCTAGCTTCGTAGGGCAACAGGCACGCCGCACGCGGATCCGCGGCCGAGAGGGAAATCCATCCGAGCAAGGAGAAGGATCGCTTACCAGGCTACTCGCTCCGTTGCGCCGACGATGGAGAGGCTGGAGCGGCGCTGCGTCGACGGCGGTGGGAGGCTCCGGCTTGTTGGAATGGAAAGGCCGAGTGGAAGCGACGGGCCGAGGAAGGAGGTGGGTTTAAGGTGAGGGAATCTCGGGTCTAGTGCGGTTCCGCGCTAGTGGGTGGAGTGGTCAAAAGTCGCATTTATGTCGACCATTAATTGGAGACGATGTATTTcgtgaaaaaatttgaattttgatattgtatatttaaaagattcatttcATATTAAATATTTATATTGTATAACTAGCTattttttaaatacatttaatgctccatgtatgcgGAAACATCAAGAAGTGTTTAACGGTATGCGTCCATCGTCCACCTGCGTATGGCACGTGAGTGTGTGGGGCCCAAGGGGTAGTTCTAATCGGCTATTTAGCTAGAGAGCCGTGTACGAGAGAACTAAGCAAAAACTGAATCTGAAATGAACTCGTGAAGGGGTCAGaggttcttcctcctccccaagTTATCTCATGTCTCCGATCCGCGTGTCTCTCTCACGTCGCCGGCGATTCGCCAACGGCCAAGGGTgtaacaagtggtatcagattcaGCGTTCCTCTGACCACCGCTTCCTCCCTCGCCGCTGTGATCCTCGTTTCCGGTCTGCCGCCACCCTGGCTTGTGCGACCTGCTCCGCCGAGATTTCTCCGATTTCGGCGTCCACGCCACACGTCGGTTAGCCGTTTCAGCGCCGCCGTCCACATACTTTTTCTCGCCGCATAGGTTTTGTGCGAGGATCCAACGAACTTCGCTTTCCCCTGCTCCGGGTCGTGTTGTCCGCGGCAACCCGTCGGTCTTGATCTGAGCAATTGATTCGGTAGGGATTGTGTGATTCTGTCTGCGACCTGCAACGGAATTGCTGCCCATAATTCCTTTCTCTCTCAGATCGACTTGCGATGCGGTCATCACGGCGCCTCCTAAACCATCCGCGCAGACCCAGTTCGTCCTCGATGCCATGGCTCAGGCCGCGCATCGCGGCAATGAGCGCTGGGAACAAGTCATGGAGAGCCTCGACCTCATCTTCGCTCGGATGACAGATCTGGGTCGCACTCAGCAGCAGCTCCGCGCCCAGGTGGAGTTGACTACACAAGCCGTCGACAGTCTGGGGAAGGAGCAGCAGATCCTAACACAAAAGGTGGATTCTACTGCACAGGCGGTTACGCAGATCTTGGCGGATCAGGGTGCCCCCACACGAGCGCAGAGACGGGCAACCGACGTCCCTAGTCCATCCTCAACATGGGTTTGGTGAGCCTTCGTCCTCTCGTTCTGCTGGTCGCCATCACTCTGAATCCAATGTCATGCATAAATCCTTTCTGCCGAAAATGCCTTTTCCTCAATTCACCGGTGAACAACCTAAAATCTGGAAGGATAGATGTCTGGATTACTTTCGCATATTTGATATCTCTGAACACATGTGGGTGGCTATGGCTTCTATGAATTTCGATAAGAATGCAGCAAAACGGCTTCAAGTGTATAAGGCACAGTTTGGTCGGGGAACCTGGGATTCTTTCATCAAAGCTGTAGAATAGTAGTTTGGCTATTGTGATTATAGAGAGGCTTTGAGCCAGCTCTTAGAGCTCAAGCAGTCTAGTATAGTGGAGGAGTTTGTCACTGAATTTGAGTCCCTGCAATACCAAATTTGTGTGCACAATCATGGGTATGACGAGGAGTTTTTTGTTTCACAGTTTCTGAAAGGCTTGAAACATGACATCCGTTCTGCAATACAAATTCAGTTTCCTGACAAAATGACCAAGGCTATGATGTTGGCAAAAATTCAGCAAAAAGATTTGGACAGGGGCAAAACCAAATTTCAGAAATCCACCTCATATACTAAAGGGGCAACTACCAATACGAAATTGTATCCCAAACCAGCATCAGTATCAAGTAACCTGTGGAAAGAGAGACAAGAGAGAGATTTCAGAAAGGCTCATGGCCTCTGCTTCTACTGTGGTGAGAAGTTTGATGCAGGCCACATTGAGAAGTGTTCTAAATGACCAAAAGCTCAGGTCCATGCCCTGGTTGCCAATGACTTGGACAACAATCTCACTGAGGATATTCTCAACCAACTGGCTGTGGAGGATGCTCTGAATGAGGAATTCTATCAGTTATCTCTGAATGCTTTGGCTGGAACTGATGTGGGTCAAGCCATGCGTATTGCTGCTCTGGTCAGAAACAAGGTTATGCTGGTGCTAGTTGATAGTGGAAGTTCTCACAGTTTTGTCAGGTCCAATTTCATTCAGAATTTGGGGTTAACTACAACTCCAACTATACCCAAGCAAGTTAAGATGGCCAATGGGGACACTCTGATAACTGACAAGATGGTTCAAAGTTGGAATGGTGGTCTAATGGGAACAACTTGGTTAATGATATGCAAGTGTTGAATATGCACACATATGATGCTATATTGGGGTATGATTGGCTCTGCTCCAACAGTCCTATGACATGTGATTGGGCTAACAAGACTATTGCATTTGAACATCAGGGACAATTGGTCAAACTTTCTGGTTGGCAACCCACCACATCTTCTGTTACATAGATTTTCATGGACGCACTTGATAAATGGTTAAAAGGGAATGTTGTCTAGTCTTTGGCTGTTGTACACCACATGTCCCAAGACACTCCTACTTCCCACTCCCCCCAAGTGGAACAAATATTACAGCAGTACAAAATAGTATTCACAGATCCCAAGACATTACCTCCTCCGAGAACACATGATCACCACATACCTCTCTTGCCTCAGACCGCACTTGTAAATTCCAGGCCATACAGGTATTCTCCACTGCACAAGATTGAGATTGAGAGGCAAGTAAAGGAGTTATTGCAGTCTGGATTTATTGTGCACAGTTCAGTCCTTTTGCATCCCCTATGTTACTGGTTCAAAAGAAGGGTGGATCCTGGAGGTTTTACTATAGGAAACTGAATGCAGTCACAATAAAAAACAAATTTCCTATGCCTGTCATTGAAGAAATTCTTGAGGAATTAGCTGGTTCCAAATTCTTCACCAAATTAGACATGAGATCTGGGTACCATCAGATAAGAATGGACCCACTGGATGAGTACAAAACTGCCTTCAAAACACACCATGGCCATTTTCAGTTCAAGGTGATGCTatttggtctcacaaatgcaccaGCTACATTCCAATGTTTTGATGAATGACATCTTGAGTCCCTTCCTGAGATAATTTGTGTTGGTCTTCCTTGATGACATTTTGATATGCAGTCCTAGTTTGGAGAGTCATTTGCATCATCTGCAACAAGTACTGCAGAAACAGCAGGACAACCAACTATATTTGAAAGCAAGAAAGTGTTCCTTTGCACAGGCTAAATTGGAATATCTGGGTCACATCATCTGTGCTGATTGGGTGTCTACTGACCTTGCTAAAACTACAGCTATGGTCAACTGGCATGTCCCTACAACTATCACTGAATTAAGAGCTTTTCTGAGGCTGACTGGATAATATAGACGTTTTGTCAGAAATTATGTGGTGATAGCCAAGCCACTGACTCAGTTATTAAAGAAAAAGATGTTTCAGTGGTCTCCTACTTCTCAGCAAGCTTTTGAGCTCTTAAAAAAGGCAATGAGTACTACTCTAGTTTTGGCTTTACTAGATTTCACAAAACCTTTCACTGTTGAAACTGATGCTTGCGAGGATGGCATTGGAGCAGTGTTATTACAGAATTTTCAACCCATTGCTTTCTTGAGCAAGGCATTAGGGCAAAAGCAAAAAAGCTATGTCCATCTATGAGAAGGAGTTTCTTGCTCTCATCATGgctgttggtgctccttaagtacccattttatcccttgtttatccttaataatggcatgaatttaatatcaaaatcactaaccgtcctaaccccggcctaattattggtcattttcacatttgcacatatattttggaggaacttcgtttttgcatgtttttggcctattttggagcatgaaacgacgaggcccgtgatcgagcgctaacacgaagaaagacgaagcccaaagcccaaaggaaggaccaaagcccatgttgattcgaagctcattcatgcacatccatcctccaagagagcccaaaggaccaagcccacgaagatgagatcaagatacttcgggattaagcaaagcaaatgaagatttaaggaaggattctctatcctatcctttcctcgaagatatctccaagataatgacgtccaaaggggtgcaatcgtgaatgacataaactctagaagatgcgaggagtctacacgcgaaagatgagaccgaggcaggcccgaaagagggtaggccggccggcctaggctcatgagccggcctagcccgtttccgaggcggttcggcctctccttcgaccggtggcttcctcggcttataaatagctcgcaccttattcaactcggggaatcaatccacccagaactcgacgaaaacctagggccaaggctggagggagacgacggccgccgcaagtcttcgaagctacctaggagatggcttaggccacccctagccgccatggcctccctgcgaggttgtgccatggtggagttcgggagtcacccccaacattcgtcgaggtatgtacacacacgatggtgatatcaatctactctttattctagttgtctcgactttggtctacttcaatgcatgctttctttctcatatgtgatgcatccatatgttcatagtaagattagatctattcgtggtgattagtctatatcttgcggatacgttgaggtagcgtgttttagctagttggttgattaccctggtgtggtgacaacatggcggagggaaaaattctagcgacgacatgatgtggaatatgatcgatggcgagtaccatgggagtcgttgcgCGACCACCAAGAGGAGaagcttcgagtaagagcacttggagggcgtttggggtaaagctttgggaaaccttaggcgtcgacacgcacctcgcaccggtgaccttgggaaagtaggccgcttgcgagccgcctttctgagagatgatttcgtgtacctttagttgagacgcaatctatgttttgatcaccttttttactagaactgtacctagagacgataggccctagctccttggttgtgttatctcatctacggttgtgggtgtgatgaacacttatgcttcattcatatctaccaagtgttcaatttatatgtaatcttcgcttcatgtttaggataggttcgatagattagatgataaactctagtcggttcacttccgatccacggattgataaaccttgggggagtactctaagggaaaagctaccacgattcgtgcgcttgcggtacgtaaattgggcctctaaggagtgtcaacaagcttttctggcgccattgccggggatcggcaactcgaaccctagggagatctatctatttttttggactaaccctaatttcattattgcatatatcctgtgtttcttgtttgtgtccatgaatacAGGTAAAATCCTAGACACAAagtgattgagaagttctcaatgtccgtactttgacaagtccaatctcactcaagcaagttgatggctacgtgaagacccactctttagtggtaggtgctaacatttgttagtggcccagcatccgctatcgagcccACACTCAAAACAAGTAAAGATGAAAAAGGTATGTCACCATGTCAACTTTGGCTAATGTCTCTTGGAGATTTCTTTGTCCAAGCCATAGGTGATGAAGCATGCCcaaaaagaaaatcgtgcgatcggatcatcatcatccccAAAGTGCTACTGTTGTGACGAGATTTTCATCCAttatcagagaagtaccatgagagaaaattgtatattgtaaagctccatcaagccttctttccaacgcatcaagaatcgtgaattttggagatcggtgtgaagagttatggtaaaatcttacaacactgcgagttctgaaatgtctcgggacagagcgcaGCGGAGTAAAACGatcataacttcttcatccggagtccgtttgggatcaatgaccactcgttgaaaaggtaatttcataaggctttccatggagtagaattttggtacatgttctgtgcaggatgatcaaggaattcaatgaagaagaggcagcaacaaacaatggagaaggtgatgacgatgtcgcaagatgtttggaggaccttgtgcacaaaagttgatgatttgaagtcgaccaacgctagaggcaacaagattagaggaaccatgatgctcaaaaagcttctagtcgagtacaatcaaagaaagagaccactctgatcatcgacacaaagcacgggagcctccttcgatcccgacgccttaggcaaagcaagaactatggaaacagaccattggagccatgctactcgctggtgcatcaatggtgatgaccttgaagctgAGGATGCACAACAAtacgctccgaagaccacaagatcaagatcatcgacatcttcggatcgattcgtaagaagtcattgttatcatcaatattctgctcgacctcagaagaaaattattgtatatttttggatattcaaaagccccatgaagttctggttccaacgaatcaagaatgaagtcaatcgaagtttcccacaagaagttatgaccaaaacatcgaaggtcaTGCACTCTAAAAGTTtttggacagcacgcagcgctaaagtaaaacagtcataactctctcgtttggactacgtttaaagcgaatgaccacttgctggaaaggtaatttcataaacttttcaatagagctatattttggtatattttCTATTCTAGACACAGGGAAAAATCCACGACGGAGAGGCGAAGAGCAACGTGACGAGAACAAGGTGAAGGAGATaaggatgacaacaatgaagaggagcttgggctgtggtttcatcaagcatacatgatcgaattCAGAAGCTCAGGACAAAATAAGGGCCCCAAGGATGTTGGCAAAGGAAGGCACGAGTGATAACATTCAACGCATGAAGATGTTAAGAGCGAACCACGATGGATTACTAAAGACGTCATCAATACAAGCTGCATGGACAATTCGAATTCTCgcacgaaggaccatggcttcacatcaatgagaaggtatgtgagaaagtcaagctctatgactttcaatgaagcgctttgcgggatgCAATccgttcattttatttatctatttatatatattaatatgactgtctacattgcactctttaatcggaatatcaagtaacactgtaccattgctctaacaaaaaccacaacttcatgttgttcattctaaatgttattgagggagcactttgttatttggtcttgggaaacttgtagacctttttgtgtgcctattagtgttttgagtctttttctttgtgtctttttagagagatttatgaagtatggcaccaccctttgattctaaactt from Panicum virgatum strain AP13 chromosome 9K, P.virgatum_v5, whole genome shotgun sequence encodes:
- the LOC120650866 gene encoding uncharacterized protein LOC120650866 isoform X2; translation: MKEGSDYYVVRKGDVMAVYKTLSECQAQICSSVFGPAASAYKGHSWSREKEEYLSSQGLSNASYVINATDLREDVFGPFVPCSFQEARSSSSSHISPANLNHSGAVEAQPVSRQYMVGILHFDGASKGNPGKAGAGAVLMTEDGRVISRLREGLGIVTNNVAEYRGLILGLKYAIRHGFRRIKVHGDSQLVCNQVNGVWQTKHQNMMELCNEVRRLKENFLSFEITHVRREWNAEADRQANIGITLGSGVVSEERGDF
- the LOC120650866 gene encoding uncharacterized protein LOC120650866 isoform X1, producing the protein MKEGSDYYVVRKGDVMAVYKTLSECQAQICSSVFGPAASAYKGHSWSREKEEYLSSQGLSNASYVINATDLREDVFGPFVPCSFQEIVGSSSNQPAANHIGIHNVRLYHTGSVSVDLNHEARSSSSSHISPANLNHSGAVEAQPVSRQYMVGILHFDGASKGNPGKAGAGAVLMTEDGRVISRLREGLGIVTNNVAEYRGLILGLKYAIRHGFRRIKVHGDSQLVCNQVNGVWQTKHQNMMELCNEVRRLKENFLSFEITHVRREWNAEADRQANIGITLGSGVVSEERGDF